Within the Cyanobacteriota bacterium genome, the region ACCGAGCGGATCGATAAAGTGCTGCGGCCCACAAGGGGGGCTGGGGAGCCGATCGTCCTGCGCCGTTGCGATGACGAGAGCGATGAAGCCGAATTTGTCACTACTCAAATCCGCACTTTGATTCGCCAACATCCCGATTTGGAGTATGGCAACTTCGCCATTCTGTACCGCACTAACGCCCAGTCCCGTGCCTTTGAGGAATGCTTGGTGCGGTACCAAATTCCCTACAAGGTGGTCGGGGGGTTGCGATTCTACGATCGCAAAGAAATCAAGGACGTGCTGGCCTATCTACGGGTAATTGTCAACCCTGCCGATAGCGTCAGCTTGCTGCGAATCATTAACGTTCCTCGGCGGGGTATTGGCAAAACCAGCCTAGAGGCTCTGACCAGAGCAGCTCAGGAATTGGGAGTACCCCTGTGGGAAATTGTGCAGGATGAAACCTCCGTGAAAACCCTAGCAGGACGAGCAGCGAAGGGAGTGCTAGACTTTGCCCAAATCATCCAAAAATGGCAACAGGAGCTAGATAGTCGCAAAGCCTCGGACATTTTACAGGGTGTACTAGAGGATACAGGCTACATCCAAGACCTACGGACACAGGGCACCGATGAAGCGGATGAGCGAGTGCAAAACGTGCAAGAGCTATACAATGCTGTACTGGAATTTGAAGAAGAAAACGAAGACTCTGACCTGACCAGTTTTCTAGCTAATGCTTCCCTGGCCTCAGATCTAGATGATTTAGAGGAGCAGGGTAAGCGAGTCTCGCTCATGACATTACACTCCTCTAAGGGCTTAGAGTTTCCTGTTGTGTTCCTGGTGGGATTGGAGGATGGACTTTTCCCTAGCTTTCGATCCCTAGACGATCGGGCTGCCTTGGAAGAAGAACGCCGCCTCTGCTACGTGGGCATCACCCGTGCTCAAGAGCGCCTGTTCATCACCCATGCCCGTGAGCGTCGCCTTTATGGTAACCGGATGCCCTGTACCCCCTCTATGTTCCTAGCAGAACTGCCAGCAGAGTTGTTGTTAACTGGGTTAGCGGCACAGAAACGATCAACTGGCTCCGATCGCAGACCACAGGAACGGCAAGGCTCCTACACAGCTAGCCATGCAACCAGTACCAGACGAACTCAACCAGCAGAGAAGTCTTACGCTGGCCGTGACCCTAGACGTGCGGCTGCATCCTCGGCCTCTGCCCAACCTCTGCAAACTTGGACGGTGGGCGAGATCGTTACCCATCAAAAATTTGGGACGGGACAAATTACCCATATTTTCGAGAACGGCAAGACCCTAGCCATTAAATTTCCTACCCAGGGCATTAAAGTTATCGACCCTCGCCTAGTTGCTCTCCAACGGGTGCAGTAATGGTTCTATCACTAGTGGCGATTGGTGAATTGCTCAAACCATCTCGCTGTAGCGACCCTGCTCAAATAGCGATCGGTAATGCCTAGCCAATTGCCAAGTTTGCCAAAAATCCTGGAGGGTAAAGGGACGGTTGAGGAGCTGGCTATAGTGATGGTCATTGGCACGATCGCTCCAGCCCATCGTCCGTCGTAGCGCCATTCCTAAGAAATAGCCTAGACATTCAAACTCCTTCCAAGGATTGCGCAGATAGCAGCCATAGGTCATGTAGGAGCCAAAAAATAGACTGCGCAGCAAGAGGGCCTTATCCGTAGTAGGAGAACCCCCCGAATTCAGGCAATGGTGAATGATGTAAGTGTCAGGACAATAGCGAATGCGATAGCCCAGAGCCTTAAGCCGCGCTCCAAATTCAGCTTCACCTGCATATTTCAGCTTTTCGATAAACGGATGTTGGGTTACCACTGATCGTGGATACACAGTACAACCATCGCTGATGGCAAAACAGTCGTCAGGATCTAGGGGAAATCGCCGATAACCACGAGGTTGCATCTCCCCTGGTGGAAACAAAATTGACGTGGGGGTAGGCCATTCCAAATATTCGCCAAATACCCAGATGCTAGTAGGATCCGATCGCACTGCTGCCTCTAGGATCCGATTGTGATCGGGGGGAAACTCATGATCGTCATCCATCGTACGGATATGGGTACCACGGCAGGCACGGTGGGCATGGTTGCGGTTAGCCTGCATTCCCCGCTGTGGCCCAGTTAGGTAGCGGCAGTCATACCGCTGGGCGATCGCCCGCGTCTGGGCAGCATAGTCCGCGTCAGAGTCATCAGAAACCACAATCTCAAAGGGCTGATAGGACTGCGATCGCACACTCTGCAAACACCGTTCAAGGGTATCAGGACGGTTGCGGGTAATTAACGCTACACTAATGAGAATCTCGCCAGACGGACTCACAGATGGTTGTGCAGAGGAATACATAACCATGAATCAATGTCACCAACTCAAGGAGTTTCACAACTCCAGCGTTTTCAGGCAGCCATGGAGCTAGGTGCTTTCCATCCCCATCCTAGAGTATCGGAAGAAGGAACCCAACGCTACACTAGTTTAAATCTGTGAGACTGTCCAACTCTCTAGCATTGTCACCAACCATGCCTTAAGCTCTACCCACGCCTAGGCAACAACCGCTGAAGTTACTGGCACGGAACTGGGATAGAGCTAATCATTCATAGAGTTTCTCAGAGTAATTATTGAAAACTATTACTAATAAGCTTGACGTAATCTTCTCTCATCTGCTATTAATCTTATTCTAAGGAAGTTGTAATAAACCACAGGAGTGATGTGAACTTTTTGCTATTCAGGTAAGCGATTCTGCAGTGCTGTAAGTCAATGCAGCAGGCCGATGCACTGTAATGGTTGTTATCGGTTCAAGGGGGTATGGGTCTGGAAACGAGCTGTCCTTGTGACTTGAGCATCGGGTTCACTGCTAAATATCCCAGAAGCAGTCAAATCTTCTCTGCAATAGGTTTTTTCATCAATTAAATTATCTGCTTCCAAAGGCATATCTAGGGTGTGCTTTTGCAATCTCCTGTGGTCTATCGCATGGTCTCTATTGAGAAATTTTCTTGATAGGTAGGCTATGTGACTCTTCTGACATGCTCATTTGAGGTTGGCTCGTTGCCGTTGGGGCTAGCGCAATCGCATGGACTCTCCGGGAGCCTTCTGTCTGCTTATTCGCTATTGTCGTTGTGTGAGGATCATCATGGTTGAAAACAAGCTGGTGCAGTGTTGCCTAGTTACAGCACCTCTAGTTCTCGGTGCTGCTCTGGGTGCTACATGGCTAACTCCATCAGAGGCGAATGCTAATGAAGTTATCCTTCCACAGGGAATAACTGCCGCTTCTGCCGAATCTTCTACCCTGAACCAAATCGAGGTGTACCGCAATGGTTATGTCAGCGGTAATGTTCCAGTGATTGTTGTCAATACCGCTAATCAAACCACTTCCGTGGCTCAGCTAGCAGATGTGCAACCAACCGATTGGGCATTTCAGGCATTGCAGTCGTTAGTGGAGCGCTACGGCTGCATTGTAGGCTATCCCGATGGCACCTATCGCGGTAACCGCCCCTTGAGCCGCTATGAGTTTGCGGCTGGCTTGAATGCCTGTATGGATAAAATCAATGAGCTGATCGCCAGCGGTACCGCTAATTTGGCTTCGCGAGAAGACCTAGAAGCATTAGAGAGGCTACAAAATGAGTTTGCTGGGGAGTTAGCAACCCTGCGTGCCCGTATCGATTCCTTGGATGCTCGGGCCGCTCAGATAGAAGCCCAGCAGTTTTCTACCACTACAAAGCTTGCTGGAGAAGTTATCTTCACCCTAGCGGATACATTTGGTAATCGGGCAGGTGGCACCAGTGACCCAACACAAACTATCTTTGCCTATCGCGCTCGCTTGAACTTCAATACTAGTTTTACAGGCAATGACTTGTTGCGAGTTCGCTTGCAGGCGCTGAACGTTACCCCATTTAGCCGGGATGTTACCGGCACAGACATGACCCGACTGTCGTTTGATGGCACAACAACTCCGGCAAACAACTTTCAGATAGATGATTTGCTATATCGCTTTTCTATTGGCCCCAACACTAGGGTATGGGCATTGCTGAATGGGTTCGGGACTGAAAACATTACACCGTCACTCAACCCTCTGGAAAGTGATGGACAGTCAGCAATTTCGCGGTTTGCTCGGTTTAGCCCTATCTATCGGAGCGTGAGTGGTTCAGGTATAGGAATTTCCCACAAGTTTAGTAATGAGATTGAGCTAGCTGCTGCCTACCGATCTACTACTGCCTCGAACCCCGCGGCTGGTAATGGCATTTTTAACGGTAACTATGGCGCGATCGCCCAGCTCACTGTTACCCCTGCTGCAGGAATTCGTTTTGGTCTCCACTATGCCCACGGCTATTTCCCTAGCACAGCCGTAAACCTAACGGGTGGTGTCGGTAGTGCCTTTGCTCAACAGCCCTTTGGTGCCGTTCCCACTCGGACAGATACCTACGGCGGTGTTGCATCTTTCCAAATTTCTCCCAACTTTATTCTATCTGGATGGGTAGGCTACACTAGCGCTACGGCCAGCGGTGGTCCTAACCAAGGTGCCAATGCATCTGTCTGGAACTGGATGGTAACCCTGGCATTTCCAGACTTGGGAGGTAAGGGCAACATGGGCGGCATTAGCGTTGGGATGCCACCTAAGGTGACTGGTAACGATGTAGGTTCCCGCACAGACCGTGATACATCCCTCCATGTAGAGACCTTTTATCGCTATCGGCTATCGGACAACATTTCCATTACGCCTGGTGTGTTTGTAATTTTCAATCCTGAACACAATAATGCCAACAATACACAGTTTGTCGGCTTAGTACGGACAACCTTCTCGTTCTAGTGAACTAGGGCACAGGCCAGATGCACTGCATTCTACAAATAGACTTGCGCGAGTAGGCTTCGCTGGTTTTGAGACTTGCTTAAAGCACGGCTAAGACTGCTTGCATTCCTCTCACCTGAATTTGCGCCTCTAAGGACAATGTTAGCTGCTGTAGGATTTCTTGTTACAGCGTGCTATTCACCTTACCTTGGAGGCGTTTTTTTGGGCGATTAACTAGAATAACAGAACAACACCCTAATCCCTAGGCAGTAACTAGTAACCTCATACCCAGACTTCTAACTCTCAATGGACACAAGTGGACTCGAACCACTGACCCCCGCGATGTTAACGCTATCTATATGCACAAGTGCGTAGCAGTAGATTCAAACTTCAGCACCTGAAAGCACACCAGTGGCTTAGGGTTTATCTGCCAGACCCATCACCAGGGGATAAATGTGTATAGTGTTGGAGAAACCAGGCATGAACCTGGACTGAAAACTCTTTGGCGCAGTATTACCGAACCCGAAGCACAAGGCAGCGTCGGGAGAAGTTCAATTGATGACTAACCAGTCAAAAACAGCGTCGGCTGTGAGTTCTAACGGGATTTCTGGCAACACTGGCAATAGGCTATCACCCTCAACCACGTTAGGTGCTTGGTCGGGCAAAAAGGTCAGCACACTGCGATCGTCTGGTGCGAGCAACCACCCCAACCGCATCCCATGCTTCAGGGCATGGAGGATTTTGTTGATAGGCTTGATGGGGGACTGCTCTGACGACAGGATTTCAATCATCCAATCCGGTGCCAGTAGGAAATCGTCTGGGATTTCTCCTGAATCGGTGAAGGGGATCCGGTTCCAGGTAAACACAGCAATATCAGGCACGATCAAGCAATTGTCAAAGGTGCAACGCAATTCAGGCAGGGCTAGGGCAATGCGATTAGGTTTTGACACTGCATTAATCTGTGCCCCTAGCTCTATCTGCAATAGGCTATGTTTTCCCTTTGGCATCTCTTTCTGGATAACCTCCCCATCGATATACTCGCTAGCAGGTTCGGTCTCTGGCAGTGCCA harbors:
- a CDS encoding iron uptake porin, with amino-acid sequence MVENKLVQCCLVTAPLVLGAALGATWLTPSEANANEVILPQGITAASAESSTLNQIEVYRNGYVSGNVPVIVVNTANQTTSVAQLADVQPTDWAFQALQSLVERYGCIVGYPDGTYRGNRPLSRYEFAAGLNACMDKINELIASGTANLASREDLEALERLQNEFAGELATLRARIDSLDARAAQIEAQQFSTTTKLAGEVIFTLADTFGNRAGGTSDPTQTIFAYRARLNFNTSFTGNDLLRVRLQALNVTPFSRDVTGTDMTRLSFDGTTTPANNFQIDDLLYRFSIGPNTRVWALLNGFGTENITPSLNPLESDGQSAISRFARFSPIYRSVSGSGIGISHKFSNEIELAAAYRSTTASNPAAGNGIFNGNYGAIAQLTVTPAAGIRFGLHYAHGYFPSTAVNLTGGVGSAFAQQPFGAVPTRTDTYGGVASFQISPNFILSGWVGYTSATASGGPNQGANASVWNWMVTLAFPDLGGKGNMGGISVGMPPKVTGNDVGSRTDRDTSLHVETFYRYRLSDNISITPGVFVIFNPEHNNANNTQFVGLVRTTFSF
- a CDS encoding glycosyltransferase, with the translated sequence MYSSAQPSVSPSGEILISVALITRNRPDTLERCLQSVRSQSYQPFEIVVSDDSDADYAAQTRAIAQRYDCRYLTGPQRGMQANRNHAHRACRGTHIRTMDDDHEFPPDHNRILEAAVRSDPTSIWVFGEYLEWPTPTSILFPPGEMQPRGYRRFPLDPDDCFAISDGCTVYPRSVVTQHPFIEKLKYAGEAEFGARLKALGYRIRYCPDTYIIHHCLNSGGSPTTDKALLLRSLFFGSYMTYGCYLRNPWKEFECLGYFLGMALRRTMGWSDRANDHHYSQLLNRPFTLQDFWQTWQLARHYRSLFEQGRYSEMV
- a CDS encoding Uma2 family endonuclease → MVGYVQGKPIALSLDEFLALPETEPASEYIDGEVIQKEMPKGKHSLLQIELGAQINAVSKPNRIALALPELRCTFDNCLIVPDIAVFTWNRIPFTDSGEIPDDFLLAPDWMIEILSSEQSPIKPINKILHALKHGMRLGWLLAPDDRSVLTFLPDQAPNVVEGDSLLPVLPEIPLELTADAVFDWLVIN
- a CDS encoding ATP-binding domain-containing protein encodes the protein TERIDKVLRPTRGAGEPIVLRRCDDESDEAEFVTTQIRTLIRQHPDLEYGNFAILYRTNAQSRAFEECLVRYQIPYKVVGGLRFYDRKEIKDVLAYLRVIVNPADSVSLLRIINVPRRGIGKTSLEALTRAAQELGVPLWEIVQDETSVKTLAGRAAKGVLDFAQIIQKWQQELDSRKASDILQGVLEDTGYIQDLRTQGTDEADERVQNVQELYNAVLEFEEENEDSDLTSFLANASLASDLDDLEEQGKRVSLMTLHSSKGLEFPVVFLVGLEDGLFPSFRSLDDRAALEEERRLCYVGITRAQERLFITHARERRLYGNRMPCTPSMFLAELPAELLLTGLAAQKRSTGSDRRPQERQGSYTASHATSTRRTQPAEKSYAGRDPRRAAASSASAQPLQTWTVGEIVTHQKFGTGQITHIFENGKTLAIKFPTQGIKVIDPRLVALQRVQ